The following proteins come from a genomic window of Aequorivita marisscotiae:
- a CDS encoding transglutaminase-like domain-containing protein, with amino-acid sequence MKSFINASILLVSIFYCQWGAAQDFQLKSKLENIQIQADSSFVNEISIQFKSNKEPRFYPIIYDTELEQISNIQLFEQKGRRLKSLPIKNIEEEAVKLDYINSKKIKIVTIPADKEVQLTYTVICEELMYFSNLDFFSYNQIDTLNYIIDVPNEFKFVHNTIYQDSISFFAMDSISTNAGSKWKMKVAPKKVAPDPLQMFGIYKNMNVPFMRTLVMPSSYSDRPINYMNDWYLNKISSKKGLNPSVKKKIDALTATVTEPSEIVEILYNYVKNNFKYVAIEIGMGAFIPSHANDVYLNKEGDCKDLSNFLSEALKYKGIESDIALAATFQHISDCDFPSLSSANHVICIAYINNETILLDPTDPVHLMRTPVQSLQDRTILIVNKTGGSFYKIDAFSAQQNEISYNLNLNLDANENVIKGTFKIDYAGLSSNYLRRMQKYDGEEKFALNAETYYKEIFGNQTISDLSLINTADIFQLKGNIVINGKTFNDASHRYLFIDFLPRLIETESREALIEGTYLNNPYQKKVVVRIKLDEPIEAFNPIEHSKIGEGVSLHLNVRAISNTEIECHYNFIIDHLFIDRENSNTTNEILESFKNIINAPIVLETQKS; translated from the coding sequence ATGAAGAGTTTTATAAATGCCTCGATTTTACTAGTCTCTATTTTTTACTGCCAATGGGGCGCTGCGCAAGATTTTCAATTAAAATCGAAATTGGAAAATATTCAAATTCAAGCAGATTCTTCTTTTGTAAACGAAATTTCAATTCAGTTTAAATCAAATAAGGAGCCTCGTTTTTATCCAATTATCTACGATACAGAGTTGGAGCAGATTTCAAACATTCAACTTTTTGAACAAAAAGGAAGGCGACTAAAAAGCCTACCCATAAAAAATATTGAGGAGGAAGCCGTAAAATTGGATTATATAAATAGTAAGAAAATAAAAATCGTTACAATTCCCGCAGACAAAGAGGTTCAGTTAACCTACACTGTAATCTGTGAGGAATTGATGTATTTTTCAAATTTAGATTTCTTTTCATATAACCAAATAGACACGCTAAACTATATTATAGATGTTCCGAATGAATTTAAATTTGTTCACAATACCATCTATCAAGATTCCATATCATTTTTTGCTATGGATTCTATCAGTACTAATGCGGGTTCTAAGTGGAAAATGAAAGTGGCTCCAAAAAAGGTAGCGCCCGATCCGCTGCAGATGTTTGGTATTTATAAAAACATGAATGTACCCTTTATGCGAACCTTGGTTATGCCCAGTTCATATTCCGACCGCCCCATCAATTATATGAACGATTGGTATTTAAATAAAATTTCTTCTAAAAAAGGATTAAACCCTTCGGTTAAAAAAAAGATTGATGCCTTGACTGCTACTGTTACCGAACCTTCAGAAATTGTAGAAATTCTTTATAATTACGTTAAAAATAACTTTAAATATGTTGCTATTGAGATTGGGATGGGCGCGTTTATTCCGTCTCACGCCAACGACGTTTATTTAAATAAAGAAGGCGATTGTAAGGATCTTTCAAACTTTTTGTCGGAAGCTTTAAAATACAAGGGTATTGAAAGTGATATTGCTTTGGCTGCTACATTTCAACATATTAGCGACTGTGATTTTCCTTCTTTAAGCTCGGCCAATCACGTTATTTGTATTGCTTATATAAATAACGAAACAATACTATTGGACCCTACGGATCCAGTTCATTTAATGAGAACTCCTGTACAAAGTTTACAGGACCGTACTATTTTAATTGTGAACAAGACAGGTGGTTCATTTTATAAAATAGATGCATTTAGTGCACAACAAAATGAAATTTCCTACAACTTAAATTTGAATTTAGATGCCAATGAAAATGTTATAAAAGGAACGTTTAAGATTGATTATGCTGGGCTTTCAAGTAATTATTTACGCCGAATGCAAAAATATGATGGCGAAGAAAAATTTGCTTTGAATGCAGAGACTTATTATAAGGAAATTTTTGGAAACCAGACCATTTCAGATTTATCACTCATAAATACCGCAGATATATTTCAACTAAAGGGAAATATTGTAATCAACGGTAAAACTTTTAATGATGCCTCTCACAGGTATTTATTTATTGACTTTTTACCGAGGCTTATTGAAACTGAAAGTAGGGAGGCATTAATAGAAGGCACATATTTAAACAACCCATATCAAAAAAAGGTAGTGGTACGCATAAAATTAGACGAACCCATAGAAGCTTTTAATCCCATTGAGCACAGCAAAATAGGCGAGGGGGTATCGTTACATTTAAATGTTAGGGCAATATCTAACACTGAAATAGAATGCCATTACAATTTTATTATTGACCATCTCTTTATTGATAGGGAAAACAGTAATACCACAAATGAAATTCTAGAATCTTTTAAAAATATTATCAATGCACCCATTGTTCTCGAAACCCAAAAGAGCTAG
- a CDS encoding flavohemoglobin expression-modulating QEGLA motif protein, translating into MKAEADTEKEELIGELADGKRTVKSLPHGGFLFLEHDVPFLLIYRKRPDDKATLRLARTGASYLIIGEDNFDYFSEFIRQLTAKMSARFGSFFLMEIYSGPTNSTEFVIRGPSHKLPVSLEVLRKALENIEGTTYGVKLNATIEQTKQRQQKSEDALMSISEIKDCGGTLIGLEIPPVYRAKNGEVYPLYFRQFQESVAVAIHQSVFEFLRVQTSSNLASYYALGKREIHKEVFKMDRELTAIENSYQFLLLVAPVNIQSIRSKFFESNFKDVEEYHYRLLPIDPDILKRRLYNLAIDQIDDPALSYLFQEKREELDQQLTMLKERGSKNFFYSSVRLYKGLEKTLSAEAELILQHIPEDISEENKEILDATAFAKMAKTEFEFFKQQDPNYQCKVHIRKDVNVMMVSNGELYLPADYTLTKKEAQALIQHEIGTHALTHYNGLQQSLSQLSVGFADYDPLQEGIAVLSEYLIGGLSANRLRMLAGRVVAGAALMDNAEFKEVFHLLYTTHNFSKERAFNITSRMFQGGGFLKDIIYLKGLVQLREYLINGGNLEFLLAGKFALKHVPMITDLTARGLLKPPKLKPRYLQNKDFKERINKLKQGVSLSKLL; encoded by the coding sequence ATGAAGGCTGAGGCCGATACGGAAAAAGAGGAATTAATTGGTGAACTCGCAGACGGAAAACGCACTGTAAAAAGTTTGCCTCATGGCGGTTTTCTGTTTTTGGAGCACGATGTACCTTTTCTCCTAATTTATCGGAAACGCCCTGATGATAAAGCTACATTGCGACTTGCACGAACGGGCGCAAGTTACTTGATTATCGGGGAGGATAATTTTGACTATTTCAGTGAATTTATCCGGCAACTTACCGCAAAAATGAGTGCAAGATTCGGCAGCTTTTTTTTAATGGAAATCTATAGTGGCCCCACAAACAGTACTGAATTTGTAATTCGCGGTCCTTCCCATAAATTACCAGTTTCTTTAGAAGTACTACGTAAAGCCTTAGAAAATATTGAAGGTACAACCTACGGTGTAAAACTTAACGCCACCATAGAACAAACCAAGCAACGGCAACAAAAATCCGAAGATGCCTTAATGAGCATTTCCGAAATAAAAGATTGTGGCGGTACGCTAATTGGTTTAGAAATCCCACCGGTGTACCGCGCTAAAAATGGAGAGGTTTATCCGTTGTACTTTAGGCAATTTCAAGAAAGTGTAGCTGTAGCGATCCATCAATCGGTTTTTGAGTTTTTGCGGGTGCAAACTTCCAGCAATCTGGCCAGCTATTACGCCCTGGGAAAAAGAGAAATTCACAAGGAGGTCTTTAAAATGGACCGGGAACTTACTGCCATAGAAAACAGTTATCAGTTTCTGTTGTTGGTAGCTCCCGTTAATATACAAAGCATCCGATCTAAATTTTTTGAAAGCAATTTTAAAGATGTGGAAGAATATCATTATCGACTTCTGCCAATTGATCCGGATATTCTAAAAAGACGACTGTATAACTTAGCGATAGACCAAATTGACGACCCCGCCTTGTCCTACCTTTTTCAGGAAAAAAGAGAGGAACTGGACCAACAGCTAACTATGCTGAAGGAACGCGGCTCTAAAAACTTTTTTTACAGTAGCGTACGTCTTTACAAAGGATTGGAAAAAACGCTTTCTGCTGAAGCCGAACTAATTCTTCAACATATTCCTGAAGATATTTCAGAAGAAAATAAAGAGATTTTAGATGCAACCGCCTTCGCTAAAATGGCTAAAACAGAATTCGAATTCTTTAAACAACAAGATCCCAATTACCAATGTAAAGTGCATATTCGAAAAGATGTAAACGTAATGATGGTGAGCAACGGCGAACTTTACTTACCGGCAGATTACACTTTAACAAAAAAAGAGGCACAGGCATTAATTCAGCACGAAATAGGTACCCACGCCCTAACCCATTACAACGGATTGCAACAATCATTAAGCCAGTTAAGTGTAGGTTTTGCAGATTACGATCCTTTACAGGAAGGAATTGCGGTGCTTTCGGAATATTTAATTGGCGGGCTTTCTGCCAACCGTCTGCGCATGTTGGCTGGCCGGGTGGTAGCCGGTGCAGCATTAATGGATAATGCCGAATTTAAAGAAGTATTTCATCTGCTTTATACCACCCATAATTTTTCAAAAGAACGGGCTTTCAATATTACGTCCAGAATGTTTCAAGGTGGGGGTTTCTTAAAAGATATTATTTACTTAAAAGGCTTGGTTCAACTGCGCGAATACCTTATAAATGGCGGCAATTTAGAATTTTTGCTAGCGGGAAAATTTGCACTAAAACACGTGCCAATGATTACAGATCTAACAGCCCGTGGCCTTTTAAAACCACCCAAATTAAAACCGAGATACCTACAGAATAAAGATTTTAAAGAACGAATAAACAAACTTAAACAAGGGGTTTCCCTTTCTAAATTACTCTAA
- a CDS encoding glutathione synthase has product MKICFVISDIKTEACGTTVVILKKAHERGHKVYVMSVGDFIFHRDENISLRCKKIPASVKGESVEEFWEQVQDDKLKAKAVPSTDMDVVFLRNNPTEETSDRHWAEHSGIAFARMIQQSGVLVLNDAFAMSHAFIDKLYFEELPAEIKPDSLITRNKEDLLEFWERMGKKMVLKPLEGSGGQDVYLIDKAKKNLNQIVDTISAKGYIIAQEFLPEVSKGDVRVILMNGKILEENGEKAIIRRVNSDNSEFRSNLSLGAKAKKAKLTPEIEKIVSLTAPKLIRDGLFFVGLDIVNDKLIEINVLSPGGLDYCENIKLPAFTDTVVEAIERKIEYKKYYKNSLTNKELATMD; this is encoded by the coding sequence ATGAAAATATGTTTTGTTATAAGCGACATTAAAACCGAAGCCTGCGGGACGACGGTAGTTATATTGAAAAAAGCGCACGAGCGTGGGCATAAAGTGTATGTAATGAGTGTGGGCGATTTTATCTTTCATCGCGATGAAAATATAAGTCTGCGTTGTAAAAAAATACCCGCATCTGTAAAAGGCGAAAGCGTTGAAGAATTTTGGGAACAGGTGCAAGACGATAAATTAAAAGCAAAAGCGGTGCCCAGCACAGATATGGATGTAGTGTTTTTGCGCAATAATCCTACCGAAGAAACATCAGACAGGCATTGGGCAGAACACAGCGGCATTGCCTTTGCGCGAATGATTCAGCAAAGTGGGGTTTTGGTGTTAAACGACGCATTTGCCATGAGCCACGCATTTATTGATAAATTATATTTTGAAGAATTACCTGCCGAAATTAAACCCGACAGTTTAATTACTCGTAATAAAGAAGACTTGCTGGAATTCTGGGAACGAATGGGTAAAAAAATGGTGCTAAAACCTTTGGAAGGCTCAGGCGGTCAAGATGTGTATTTAATTGATAAGGCCAAAAAAAATCTCAATCAAATAGTAGATACTATTAGTGCTAAAGGCTATATAATTGCTCAAGAATTTTTACCAGAAGTAAGCAAAGGCGATGTACGGGTAATTTTAATGAATGGGAAAATTCTCGAAGAAAACGGCGAAAAAGCAATTATTAGAAGGGTAAATAGCGACAATTCCGAATTTAGAAGCAATCTCTCCTTGGGTGCAAAAGCTAAAAAAGCAAAGCTCACTCCCGAAATAGAAAAAATTGTTTCATTAACGGCTCCAAAATTAATTAGAGACGGACTCTTCTTCGTGGGATTAGATATTGTAAACGATAAATTAATAGAAATTAATGTTTTAAGTCCAGGTGGATTGGATTATTGCGAAAACATAAAACTGCCCGCATTTACAGACACCGTAGTTGAAGCTATTGAACGAAAAATTGAATATAAAAAATATTATAAAAATAGCCTGACCAACAAAGAATTAGCCACCATGGATTAA
- a CDS encoding succinylglutamate desuccinylase/aspartoacylase domain-containing protein, which translates to MKKLENKIPRIIGTYTSKIEGPLLFISAGIHGNEPSGVLALQNVFKILEAEKPEIKGKIVGVSGNRAALERDVRFIDEDLNRTWTVENIQNKITDSQEKKEMFEIIDVLNQFSKEEFTERYFLDCHTTSAASLPYISVQEVNDNDAWAHKFPTHIIRGFSDIVLGCIDHYESRIGITGFVFEGGQHESKVAKMNHEGIIWLAIQNANDLDLNKLNQYPEAAKMLQKNKEEQKTFEICYRHGLNNNDTFKMQPGYKNFQPIKKGELLAQQNGKPIYSEWDAYIFMPLYQKQGNDGFFVVTEAQ; encoded by the coding sequence ATGAAAAAGTTAGAAAATAAAATACCTAGAATTATAGGAACCTATACTTCTAAAATTGAAGGTCCGTTGCTGTTTATATCTGCTGGAATCCACGGCAATGAGCCCAGTGGTGTTTTGGCCCTTCAAAATGTATTTAAAATATTAGAAGCCGAAAAACCTGAAATAAAGGGTAAAATTGTCGGTGTATCGGGAAATAGAGCGGCGCTCGAAAGAGACGTTCGTTTTATAGATGAAGATTTAAACCGAACGTGGACGGTAGAAAATATTCAAAATAAAATAACAGACAGCCAGGAAAAGAAAGAAATGTTTGAAATTATTGACGTTTTAAATCAATTTTCTAAAGAAGAATTTACCGAACGATATTTTTTAGACTGTCATACCACTTCTGCAGCTAGCCTACCCTATATTTCAGTTCAGGAAGTGAATGACAATGACGCATGGGCACATAAATTTCCCACCCATATTATCCGCGGATTTTCCGATATAGTGCTTGGGTGTATAGACCATTACGAAAGTAGAATTGGAATAACCGGTTTTGTTTTTGAAGGTGGACAACACGAAAGCAAAGTGGCAAAAATGAATCACGAAGGTATTATCTGGCTAGCAATTCAAAATGCCAACGATTTAGATTTAAACAAACTAAACCAATACCCCGAAGCCGCTAAAATGCTTCAAAAAAATAAAGAAGAACAAAAAACTTTTGAAATCTGTTATCGTCACGGTTTAAATAACAACGATACATTTAAAATGCAACCCGGTTATAAAAATTTCCAACCGATTAAAAAAGGTGAGCTATTGGCACAGCAAAACGGAAAACCCATTTATAGCGAATGGGATGCCTATATTTTTATGCCATTGTACCAAAAGCAAGGAAATGACGGCTTTTTTGTAGTAACGGAAGCACAGTAA